The Legionella cincinnatiensis genome includes a region encoding these proteins:
- a CDS encoding fatty acyl-AMP ligase, which translates to MNKEIIDCPSLVDVVRLRAQNTPNQVSCTFINKNLEEKMTYSDLDQHARAVAAVLQTRGAQPGDRILLLFSPGLPFIQAFFGCLYAGCIAVPIHPPAQKKLLEKAHRIISNAKPTFAIMTSDHVHKFSDSGPEEVPHIDQIPCITIDEIKLALSTEWRAPKVSRDTIAFLQYTSGSTMHPKGVIVSHNNLLDNSHKIYRAYAMSDETIFFSWLPPHHDMGLIGCILTPIYGGFPVLMMSPFSFLQNPLSWLQNISKYKATISGSPNFAYDYCVKRIKEEKKQGLDLSSWGIAFNGAEPIRKETLEHFYHAFKDYGFNKNAFYPCYGLAEATLFVTGHSPFTPYNTLTLAKEHYQDHRVHFVEEGSPQSHSLVGCGKLIQTVKIVDPDTLTLCTHDQVGEIWVQSDSVAHGYWEQEKETKHAFHGKIKNDATHQEYLRTGDLGFIHEEELYVTGRIKDLIILYGKNHYPQDIEYSILHHPIHKLLGKCAAFVTQTDHEYELTVMCEVKNRFMEAEEQEVLFNTIFELVYQTHQLEIHHIVLIPLKSMPHTTSGKIRRNFCRQHLLDNTLPLIATWKLNKVEG; encoded by the coding sequence ATGAATAAAGAAATAATCGATTGTCCATCTCTAGTAGATGTTGTCCGACTCAGAGCCCAAAATACTCCAAACCAAGTAAGTTGTACTTTTATTAATAAAAATTTAGAAGAAAAAATGACTTATTCTGATTTGGATCAGCACGCGCGAGCAGTTGCTGCCGTGTTACAAACGCGCGGTGCTCAACCAGGGGATAGAATCCTCTTATTATTTTCTCCTGGACTTCCATTCATTCAAGCTTTTTTTGGCTGTCTTTACGCAGGATGTATTGCTGTCCCTATTCATCCTCCTGCTCAAAAAAAACTACTTGAAAAAGCGCATCGAATTATTAGTAATGCAAAACCAACATTTGCAATTATGACCTCAGATCATGTGCATAAATTTAGTGATTCAGGCCCAGAGGAAGTACCTCATATTGATCAAATACCCTGCATCACTATCGATGAAATAAAATTAGCACTAAGTACTGAATGGCGCGCTCCTAAGGTTAGCAGAGATACCATAGCTTTCCTGCAATATACTTCAGGCTCTACCATGCATCCTAAAGGAGTGATAGTCAGCCATAATAATTTACTTGATAATTCACATAAGATATACCGCGCTTATGCTATGAGTGATGAAACAATATTTTTTAGTTGGCTTCCGCCTCATCATGATATGGGACTAATTGGCTGTATTCTGACGCCTATTTATGGAGGCTTCCCAGTTTTAATGATGTCTCCATTCTCTTTTTTACAAAATCCTCTATCATGGTTGCAAAATATCAGCAAATACAAGGCAACAATTAGTGGTAGTCCTAATTTTGCTTATGATTATTGTGTCAAACGGATTAAAGAAGAAAAAAAACAAGGATTAGACCTAAGCTCATGGGGAATTGCATTTAACGGTGCAGAACCCATTCGCAAAGAAACTCTGGAGCATTTTTATCACGCATTTAAAGATTATGGATTTAATAAAAATGCTTTTTATCCCTGCTACGGTCTAGCAGAAGCCACTTTATTTGTAACAGGCCATTCTCCTTTTACTCCCTACAACACGCTTACTTTAGCCAAAGAGCACTACCAAGATCATCGCGTCCATTTTGTTGAAGAAGGAAGTCCTCAAAGCCATAGCTTAGTCGGTTGTGGGAAGTTGATTCAAACAGTAAAAATTGTTGATCCTGACACCTTGACTCTTTGCACCCATGATCAAGTAGGTGAAATTTGGGTACAAAGTGATAGCGTCGCTCATGGTTACTGGGAGCAAGAAAAAGAAACAAAACATGCGTTTCATGGAAAAATCAAAAATGATGCTACACATCAAGAATACTTAAGAACAGGCGATCTCGGTTTCATTCATGAAGAAGAGCTCTACGTTACTGGTCGTATTAAAGATTTAATTATTCTCTATGGAAAAAATCATTATCCACAAGATATTGAGTACTCAATTTTGCATCACCCAATACATAAGCTTCTTGGTAAGTGTGCTGCTTTTGTAACACAAACCGATCATGAATATGAACTTACGGTGATGTGTGAAGTAAAAAACCGTTTTATGGAGGCTGAAGAACAAGAAGTGTTATTCAATACTATTTTTGAGCTGGTTTATCAAACACATCAACTTGAAATTCATCACATAGTCCTGATTCCACTTAAATCCATGCCCCATACAACAAGTGGTAAAATTCGGCGAAATTTTTGTCGTCAACACTTATTGGATAATACACTTCCTCTCATAGCCACCTGGAAATTAAATAAGGTTGAGGGATAA
- a CDS encoding GH3 family domain-containing protein — protein sequence MNWKRMLIAAMTQKKYQAFIEDTMQPEHARKRLWTQETVPLLQQSTYWQPLLRHKQNVHLDDFPITVYEDYQEELLAAQQSLIQPFNGERLIFWSETSGTSGVRKFFPITASFQKQFQRTMAPYIYSLTQRFPGFFKEKILYLVAVDAHKNSAAGIPSGWISNFNYRHLPVFIKRFYAMPDEIFDNAEVYEQWSALYALAYDLSAFFAVTPMVIDALFERCVNNFKQFLPYLFGEKVVPDFLPPIRISNKRKQYLRQLAQGTPSTFKEFWPSMNFAGCWASGLCEYPAQQLQQRLGAGVRLVDGTFSATEGWLTVPIDNQLGGILHPGAHVAEFIEEGKEINPSNLLQSWELEQGKNYEVFLTTAMGFVRYQLKDVLKCTGFLNRAPRLEFCYKTQMLKLESCSITGQELLKVLDDVSFEMAPHWYFARNLLGNRIVLVTDDTVEISDSLLIKLHEGLMQVNEPYAHSVVVKEVVPMVWLKLPLKQLLADNHAQTKPRLISQQVIREV from the coding sequence ATGAACTGGAAAAGAATGTTAATCGCGGCAATGACCCAAAAAAAGTATCAAGCTTTTATTGAGGATACCATGCAGCCTGAACATGCTCGGAAACGATTATGGACTCAAGAAACGGTGCCTTTATTGCAACAATCAACTTATTGGCAACCTTTATTACGTCACAAACAGAATGTTCATTTAGATGATTTTCCGATTACAGTTTATGAAGATTATCAAGAAGAGCTGTTAGCAGCACAACAAAGTCTTATTCAGCCTTTTAATGGGGAAAGATTAATATTTTGGTCAGAAACATCAGGTACTTCTGGAGTAAGGAAGTTTTTTCCAATCACGGCTTCTTTTCAAAAACAATTTCAGCGCACGATGGCTCCTTATATCTATTCATTAACACAACGATTTCCTGGTTTTTTTAAAGAAAAAATTCTCTATCTTGTTGCGGTAGATGCTCATAAGAACTCTGCTGCAGGTATTCCTTCAGGTTGGATTAGTAATTTTAATTACCGTCATTTACCTGTCTTCATTAAACGTTTTTATGCAATGCCTGATGAGATATTCGATAACGCTGAAGTTTATGAGCAATGGTCGGCATTATATGCATTAGCTTATGATTTGAGTGCCTTTTTTGCGGTTACACCTATGGTGATTGATGCTCTTTTTGAGCGTTGTGTTAATAATTTTAAGCAATTTTTACCTTACCTATTTGGTGAAAAAGTGGTTCCTGATTTTTTACCACCTATTCGTATCAGTAATAAGCGAAAGCAGTACTTGCGTCAGCTCGCACAAGGCACTCCAAGTACCTTTAAAGAATTTTGGCCTTCAATGAATTTTGCGGGATGTTGGGCTTCAGGACTTTGTGAGTATCCTGCCCAGCAATTACAACAACGGTTAGGGGCTGGAGTGCGCTTGGTTGATGGAACTTTTTCAGCTACTGAAGGATGGCTTACTGTTCCTATAGATAATCAACTTGGCGGAATCTTACATCCCGGCGCGCATGTTGCTGAGTTCATTGAAGAAGGTAAAGAGATTAATCCCAGCAATCTCTTACAATCCTGGGAATTAGAGCAGGGAAAGAATTACGAGGTTTTTTTAACTACGGCGATGGGTTTTGTTCGCTATCAATTAAAAGATGTATTGAAATGCACTGGTTTCTTAAATAGAGCGCCTAGACTTGAATTTTGCTATAAAACGCAGATGCTCAAATTGGAAAGTTGTTCCATTACTGGACAAGAATTACTTAAAGTGCTTGATGATGTTTCTTTTGAAATGGCTCCTCATTGGTATTTTGCGCGTAATCTTTTAGGAAATAGGATCGTTTTAGTGACTGATGATACGGTTGAAATATCCGATTCCCTATTAATTAAATTGCATGAAGGACTAATGCAAGTGAATGAGCCTTATGCACATAGTGTTGTTGTAAAAGAAGTCGTTCCCATGGTTTGGTTGAAATTACCACTTAAGCAATTATTAGCAGATAACCATGCACAAACAAAACCTAGATTAATATCACAACAAGTTATTCGAGAGGTTTGA
- a CDS encoding acyl-CoA dehydrogenase, protein MPSYTSLMQLIHSFEAYLGNPETQNTPVNFKQSLAYDEQELLAWPQIKFIQQWNFMEYLIPSELGGKLDSLDSIYVLIKSISRRDLTTAIAVGLSFLGALPLWLSGTLKQQQKIVALLRRGDIVAFALTEEEHGSDIMANEVVAKAFQDGWQLSGKKWCVNFATLGHAVSILCRTHDKGGPLGFSVFLLDKSVVESGFTPTSKLPTFGVRGLDISGFSLDKVFLPQEALVGKEKQGLEITYKILQVSRTLCASFSTGAADAALRLALSFSLQRSLYNKIAYEIPVVKQRLGEQFTQLLIADCMGLVIARAGSVMPQKLSFWSAIIKFLIPKMGEDIVDECGLVLGARAYLRTTEWAMFQKIRRDIKVVGLFDGSSQVNLSLIASSLLSQARMRGCCPINQLTQLEQIFDLKKNCPVFNITDLGLFMHEEDNIFAGLSILKSEQLAPLIVAIRHEIDRLDQQIMHLQEQKELEPRSLIAFRLAEEYCWIFAASCCLHFWYFNQELLCKESLDFDWIQLAIQLILNKLHANSKIDTRLQESMAKKLCVFYQQNKLFSVLPAQIPD, encoded by the coding sequence ATGCCTTCGTACACTAGTTTGATGCAATTAATTCACTCTTTTGAAGCTTATTTAGGTAATCCTGAAACTCAAAATACCCCAGTTAATTTTAAACAAAGCTTAGCTTATGATGAGCAAGAGCTACTTGCTTGGCCGCAAATCAAATTCATTCAGCAATGGAATTTTATGGAGTATTTAATTCCTTCTGAACTGGGAGGAAAGCTGGATTCGCTTGATTCTATTTATGTTTTGATTAAGTCAATTAGTAGGCGAGATTTAACTACCGCGATTGCTGTAGGTTTGTCTTTTTTAGGCGCTTTGCCTCTTTGGTTGTCTGGAACTCTAAAACAACAACAAAAAATAGTTGCGCTTTTGCGACGTGGTGACATTGTGGCCTTTGCTTTGACTGAAGAGGAGCATGGTTCAGATATTATGGCTAATGAGGTAGTGGCCAAAGCTTTTCAGGATGGTTGGCAATTATCTGGAAAAAAATGGTGTGTTAATTTTGCCACACTAGGCCATGCTGTCAGTATTCTTTGCCGTACTCATGATAAAGGCGGCCCATTAGGTTTTTCAGTATTTCTTTTAGATAAATCTGTTGTGGAGTCTGGATTTACTCCTACCTCAAAGTTACCTACTTTCGGCGTCAGAGGGTTAGACATTAGTGGTTTTTCTTTGGATAAAGTGTTTTTACCCCAAGAGGCGCTGGTAGGCAAAGAAAAGCAGGGTTTAGAAATCACCTATAAAATATTACAAGTTTCAAGGACATTATGTGCTTCTTTTTCTACAGGAGCTGCAGACGCAGCATTACGTCTCGCCCTTTCTTTTAGTTTGCAAAGATCTTTATACAATAAAATTGCTTATGAAATTCCTGTAGTGAAACAACGATTAGGAGAACAATTTACTCAATTACTTATTGCGGATTGTATGGGGCTGGTCATCGCACGTGCGGGTTCAGTGATGCCTCAAAAGCTCTCTTTTTGGTCGGCAATCATAAAATTTCTCATTCCTAAAATGGGCGAAGATATTGTCGACGAATGTGGATTAGTTTTAGGTGCTCGTGCTTATTTACGTACCACTGAATGGGCCATGTTTCAGAAAATAAGGCGTGACATTAAAGTAGTGGGACTATTTGATGGCAGTAGTCAGGTTAATTTGTCTTTAATTGCCTCCAGTTTGTTATCTCAGGCACGAATGAGAGGATGTTGTCCGATAAATCAACTCACGCAACTGGAGCAGATTTTTGATCTTAAAAAAAATTGTCCCGTCTTTAACATCACTGATTTGGGGCTTTTTATGCATGAGGAAGATAATATTTTTGCGGGATTAAGTATCTTGAAATCAGAACAACTTGCCCCGCTTATCGTTGCTATTCGTCATGAAATTGATAGACTTGATCAACAGATAATGCATTTGCAAGAACAAAAAGAATTAGAGCCACGTAGTTTGATTGCTTTTCGTTTGGCAGAAGAATATTGTTGGATTTTTGCCGCCAGTTGTTGTTTGCACTTTTGGTATTTTAATCAAGAATTACTTTGTAAAGAATCTCTCGATTTTGATTGGATTCAATTGGCTATTCAGTTAATTCTTAATAAACTCCATGCAAATTCAAAAATAGACACGAGACTGCAAGAATCGATGGCAAAAAAATTATGTGTTTTTTATCAACAGAATAAATTATTCTCAGTGCTTCCTGCACAAATACCCGATTAA
- a CDS encoding acyl-CoA carboxylase subunit beta, protein MSSLSADRTAMKWIESLIDEHSFIPLIAEYTPDNQMHVQYGAEVITGLAKVNQRPVAVYAHNNSVNRGYITSQGARKITRLMDRAKDLRIPIVAFLASPGISLEGNLLSGDGYTQIIARNINLSGLIPQFAILVAPTLGAPAYSAVLMDLLFFNKHRSYLMVTSPMVVQQAIGEKVSMSDLGGTAMHASTTGLADFVDDSLVAQINHVKTMLHFFPSHNCEHPPIHAVLEPLHSMPTIPADPRVPFNMLELIQAIVDNSDVWQYKSTYGQAMICAFVHIHGYAVGIVANQSIRFSGAIDSDAAQKASKFIRICDAYRIPILTLIDVPGFMPGKREEQKGLLQHGARLCTAMQTRVPRMSVVVRKCYGAAAFLMMQTVSQNGDLVLALETANLGVMGKETTKKVQHTDGQVATEEHTPETLALNPSLIDAFASGLIDEIITPNQVRGRLAQHLEYLYRKMDSLGEAKHSIV, encoded by the coding sequence ATGTCTTCATTGTCTGCTGATAGAACTGCAATGAAATGGATAGAAAGTTTAATCGACGAGCATAGTTTTATTCCATTAATTGCAGAGTATACGCCCGATAATCAAATGCATGTACAATATGGTGCTGAGGTAATTACAGGGTTAGCTAAAGTAAATCAAAGGCCTGTTGCAGTATATGCTCATAATAATTCAGTCAATCGCGGTTATATTACCAGTCAAGGTGCTCGAAAAATTACCCGTTTAATGGATAGGGCTAAAGATTTACGTATCCCTATCGTCGCATTTCTTGCTTCACCAGGGATTTCTTTAGAAGGAAATTTATTAAGTGGTGATGGTTATACTCAAATTATTGCCCGAAATATTAATTTATCAGGGCTTATTCCGCAATTTGCTATTCTTGTTGCGCCAACGCTTGGTGCACCTGCTTATTCTGCAGTATTAATGGATTTGCTTTTTTTTAACAAACACCGCAGTTATTTAATGGTAACTAGCCCTATGGTCGTACAGCAAGCAATTGGTGAAAAAGTAAGTATGAGTGATTTAGGTGGTACGGCCATGCATGCGAGTACCACTGGTTTGGCTGATTTTGTGGATGACAGCTTAGTAGCACAAATTAATCATGTGAAAACGATGCTTCATTTTTTTCCTTCCCATAATTGTGAACATCCACCCATCCATGCGGTTCTTGAACCATTACATTCGATGCCTACTATTCCTGCCGATCCTAGAGTTCCCTTTAATATGCTTGAATTAATTCAAGCCATTGTAGATAACTCTGATGTTTGGCAATATAAAAGTACCTATGGTCAAGCAATGATTTGTGCTTTTGTCCATATTCACGGATATGCAGTGGGGATTGTTGCGAATCAAAGTATTCGTTTTAGTGGTGCAATTGATTCTGATGCAGCACAAAAAGCCTCTAAATTCATTCGTATCTGTGATGCTTATCGTATACCGATTCTTACGTTAATTGATGTGCCAGGATTTATGCCCGGAAAACGGGAGGAGCAAAAAGGGTTACTGCAGCATGGGGCTCGCTTATGTACCGCAATGCAAACTCGAGTACCAAGGATGAGTGTTGTTGTGCGTAAATGTTATGGAGCCGCAGCGTTTTTAATGATGCAAACCGTTTCCCAAAATGGAGATTTAGTTTTAGCTCTGGAAACTGCAAACTTGGGAGTCATGGGTAAGGAAACGACTAAAAAAGTTCAGCATACAGATGGTCAAGTAGCGACTGAGGAGCACACGCCAGAAACTTTAGCTCTTAATCCTTCCTTAATAGATGCTTTTGCTTCCGGTTTAATCGATGAAATTATTACTCCCAATCAAGTGCGTGGACGTTTGGCCCAACATTTAGAATATTTATACCGTAAGATGGATAGTTTGGGAGAGGCAAAACATTCGATTGTGTAG
- a CDS encoding 3-oxoacyl-[acyl-carrier-protein] synthase III C-terminal domain-containing protein gives MLILRPNIRFDITATSRVLPDSAPISNLEILQNFPRTSDKSLSFLEKFAEKIGEEFGFYSRYWCHKPWEAMDKSRKLTAESLATSAVQKLLMNDIPSKIHAFLLGSTTNKRFTGSQAAAVLGHLGIDAPAYDLKTGCSTSLSTLHLAYALMALGYENVLVSCAETLSKVIDPENEKTWIGLADGAAALLLEKSEMGAFSVEKTFFSTDGKYVEAFTTQGVFPPTKEQLDTVGYHLVGDETLMKELAYSKYTHMLTHLLPTEEDRKSITWVIPHQVNRKLITQILQEHHMMNKTIIWDADSIGNIGGASILYSLARAVEEKIFDRSGKILLMSVGGGLSYAGQILQYHKN, from the coding sequence ATGCTTATTTTGCGACCAAATATTCGTTTTGATATTACCGCTACATCTCGAGTTCTACCTGATTCTGCGCCGATTTCTAATCTAGAAATTTTACAAAACTTTCCCAGAACCTCGGATAAGTCTTTGTCTTTTTTAGAAAAATTTGCCGAAAAAATCGGCGAGGAATTTGGCTTTTATTCTCGTTATTGGTGCCATAAACCATGGGAAGCTATGGATAAGTCAAGGAAATTGACCGCTGAGTCTCTAGCTACTTCAGCCGTACAAAAGTTACTTATGAATGATATTCCTTCCAAAATTCATGCCTTCTTACTAGGCTCTACAACAAATAAGCGTTTCACAGGATCCCAAGCTGCTGCTGTTTTAGGACATCTAGGAATTGATGCCCCAGCTTACGATTTAAAAACCGGATGCTCCACTTCATTATCTACGTTGCATCTTGCTTATGCTTTAATGGCTCTTGGTTATGAGAATGTTCTGGTCAGCTGCGCTGAAACATTATCCAAGGTCATCGATCCTGAAAATGAAAAAACATGGATTGGATTGGCTGATGGTGCTGCAGCCTTGCTTCTGGAAAAAAGTGAAATGGGTGCATTTTCCGTTGAAAAAACCTTTTTTTCTACTGATGGAAAATATGTTGAAGCGTTTACAACCCAAGGTGTTTTTCCACCTACAAAAGAACAGTTAGATACAGTTGGTTACCATCTGGTCGGTGATGAAACGCTCATGAAAGAACTCGCCTATAGTAAATACACGCACATGTTAACTCATTTGTTACCCACTGAGGAAGATAGAAAATCCATCACCTGGGTTATTCCTCATCAAGTAAATCGCAAATTAATTACTCAAATTCTTCAAGAACACCACATGATGAACAAAACAATTATATGGGACGCAGACTCCATTGGTAATATCGGTGGCGCATCTATCCTCTATTCTTTAGCAAGAGCAGTAGAAGAAAAAATTTTTGACCGATCTGGAAAGATACTCCTGATGAGTGTAGGTGGAGGACTCTCTTATGCAGGACAAATTTTGCAATATCACAAAAATTAA